TTATAAGGAACTTCCAGCTGATGATCCGACTCAAAGACAACCGGATATTTCCCTGGCTAAAGAAAAATTAAACTGGCAACCAACAATATTTTTAGAAGAAGGCCTTAAAAAAACAATTCCTTATTTCGAAAATGAATTAAAAAAATAAAAATATTTAGATTTAGTTGGATTTTGTCTAGTTTTTTTATATATATTTCAAGCTTAATTATTTTTTGGAAAACCCTCCTGTTTTGTGTAAATTTACCCTCTTAAAATATTGCAATCTTAATAGCAAGCTCACTTAATAGTCAGAGAAAATATAAACAACAATTTAGAATATAACAGTGTTAGTATAAGTTGTTATTATTTAGATGTCAGATAGTTTCTAAAGCTTATATTTCATTTGTTATATACCTGGAGGTGTTACTTAATGTCGGGTCATTCCAAATGGCATTCCATTAAACATAAAAAAGCAAAAGTAGATGCTGCAAGAGGCAAAGTTTTTACAAAAATCATAAAAGAGTTAACCGTTGCTGCTCGTGTTGGTGGCGGCGATCCTGGAATGAATCCCAGGCTGCGTGTAGCTGTTAGTGCTGCCAAAGGCGCAAACATGCCCGCTAAAAATATTGAGAATGCTATAAAAAAAGGCACAGGCGAAATGCCCGGCGTTGTATATGAAGATGTAGTATATGAAGGCTATGGTCCTGGTGGAGTTGCTGTTTATATCGATGCGGTTACTGACAATAAAAACCGTACTGTTGCAGAAGTAAGATTTATGTTAAGCAAAGCAGGTGGTAATCTTGGTGAAAATGGCAGTGTTGCATGGATGTTCGAGCGTAAAGGAATGATCACTGTTGCAAATGAAAAGTATACTGAGGATCAATTGTTTGAGTTGGCAATAGAATGTGGCGCTGAGGATATGGAAACAAATGATGACGATTTTGTCATCTATTCATCTTTTGAGGATTTTAATCAGGTTCGCGCAGCTCTAGAAGAAAACGAAATTGAAATTGAGTCAGCAGAGCAGACAATGATCCCAAAAAATACTGTTCAGGTTGCAGGTAAAGAAGCTGAACAGTTGATGAAGCTGATGACCCAGATTGATGATCATGATGATATCCAAAATGTTTATGCAAATTTTGATATCGAAGATGAGGAAATGGAAAGAATACTTTCCGAATAATGAGTGATTTTAGAATTCTTGGAATCGACCCTGGATTAAATACAACGGGATATGGGTTGATCGATATAAAAAAAAATAAAGCAAGCCTGGTAAAGTTTGGGCATATTCGCACAAAGGCTAAAGAAAGTTTGTCGCAAAGACTGCATGTAATTTTTAATTCATTGGACGCAATCATTGCAGATTTTAAGCCGGACCGAGTTGCAATTGAAGATATTTTTTATGCAGATAATGTTAAAACGGCTATAGTTATGGGGCATGCGCGTGGCGCAGCGATTGTGGCGGCAACAAAAAATAATGCATCAGTTACTGAGTTTACAGCAAGGGAAGTAAAAATGTCCGTAGTTGGAAATGGCGCGGCATCGAAAAATCAGGTTAGTTTTATGGTAAGTAATATTTTACGGATAAAAGAAAAAATTACGCCTGAAGATGCATCGGATGCACTGGCAGTAGCCTTGTGCCAGATGAACAGGTTGCAATTAGAAGCAAAAGGGTTAAGCTAAAAATTAATGTTCGAATACATTAACGGGATTATAGATACCAAAAAGCCAACTGAGATTGTAGTTGATGTAAATGGTGTTGGCTATCTTTTTAAGATATCTTTATCTACCTATAAACATTTACCACAAGCAGGCAGAAAAGTTAAAATCAAAAGCTATCTTCATGTACGTGAAGATATTTTGCAGCTGTTCGGTTTTATAGATGAAAAAGAACGTGATGTGTTTTTGAGTTTGCTGTCAATATCAGGGATTGGCCCAAAGCTTGCGCAAACAATTCTATCAGGATTAACGCCTGATGAATTGATCAATGCGATTCAAACAGGAAATGAGAAAACGCTGAATACAATATCCGGTGTTGGTAAAAAAACTGCACAGCGCCTGGTAGTAGAGTTACAAGATAAATTTGGTAAGATTGATATAGTTGCCGGTGCTGGTAAAAGCTCCGCTCAATCATCTTTTAATGGCGTTGAGCAAGAAACAATAATGGCTCTTATTTCTTTAGGATACACACGAGT
The genomic region above belongs to Calditrichota bacterium and contains:
- the ruvA gene encoding Holliday junction branch migration protein RuvA; the encoded protein is MFEYINGIIDTKKPTEIVVDVNGVGYLFKISLSTYKHLPQAGRKVKIKSYLHVREDILQLFGFIDEKERDVFLSLLSISGIGPKLAQTILSGLTPDELINAIQTGNEKTLNTISGVGKKTAQRLVVELQDKFGKIDIVAGAGKSSAQSSFNGVEQETIMALISLGYTRVSASKAIEKAQNGGKIKVVEDLLKHALQVI
- the ruvC gene encoding crossover junction endodeoxyribonuclease RuvC, whose translation is MSDFRILGIDPGLNTTGYGLIDIKKNKASLVKFGHIRTKAKESLSQRLHVIFNSLDAIIADFKPDRVAIEDIFYADNVKTAIVMGHARGAAIVAATKNNASVTEFTAREVKMSVVGNGAASKNQVSFMVSNILRIKEKITPEDASDALAVALCQMNRLQLEAKGLS
- a CDS encoding YebC/PmpR family DNA-binding transcriptional regulator; this translates as MSGHSKWHSIKHKKAKVDAARGKVFTKIIKELTVAARVGGGDPGMNPRLRVAVSAAKGANMPAKNIENAIKKGTGEMPGVVYEDVVYEGYGPGGVAVYIDAVTDNKNRTVAEVRFMLSKAGGNLGENGSVAWMFERKGMITVANEKYTEDQLFELAIECGAEDMETNDDDFVIYSSFEDFNQVRAALEENEIEIESAEQTMIPKNTVQVAGKEAEQLMKLMTQIDDHDDIQNVYANFDIEDEEMERILSE